In the genome of Candidatus Bathyarchaeota archaeon, one region contains:
- a CDS encoding 5-formyltetrahydrofolate cyclo-ligase — protein sequence MKNMDIKRVKEGLRWRVWRRLEEAGVTLPPKPCYGRIPNFKGAYEAALKVSSLPEWTSARVVFANPDSPQKPLRAMALKQGKLLIMATPRLRKGFLEVEPSRVKGWESAAATIRGAFKYGKLCETVRYKPDLVVTGCVAVDRSFNRLGKGGGYGDREIGLIKELYGPDIPVLTTVHDLQLIESIPTEPHDFKVDIVVTPSRILRRRLG from the coding sequence TTGAAAAACATGGATATCAAGAGGGTTAAGGAGGGTTTAAGATGGAGGGTGTGGAGGAGGCTTGAAGAGGCTGGTGTTACGCTACCGCCTAAGCCCTGCTACGGACGTATACCCAACTTTAAAGGCGCCTACGAGGCAGCCCTTAAGGTCTCTAGTCTTCCCGAGTGGACCAGCGCCAGGGTGGTATTCGCTAACCCAGACAGCCCTCAAAAGCCTTTAAGAGCCATGGCTTTGAAGCAGGGGAAGCTCTTGATCATGGCTACCCCGAGGCTTAGGAAGGGGTTCTTGGAGGTCGAGCCGTCTAGGGTTAAGGGGTGGGAATCCGCGGCGGCTACGATAAGGGGGGCGTTTAAGTATGGAAAACTGTGTGAGACGGTCAGGTATAAGCCGGACCTAGTGGTGACGGGTTGTGTAGCCGTCGATAGGTCTTTTAACAGGCTGGGTAAAGGCGGGGGATACGGCGACCGGGAGATAGGGCTCATAAAGGAGCTTTACGGACCCGATATACCGGTTTTAACGACCGTCCACGACCTACAGCTCATAGAATCTATACCCACGGAGCCGCATGATTTTAAAGTAGATATAGTCGTAACGCCTTCTAGAATCTTGAGGAGACGACTGGGATGA
- a CDS encoding UPF0179 family protein yields MTGIVTLCGVKQAKPGFTFIAYKPTERCLKCRLYKVCVGKLEPSRLYRVVEVKDRIFPCPLHEDGVRLVVVEESPVDAAMEDRLLVEGATIVFKPIECRVRCPNRRLCTPEGLKKGDKCLILKLGDRVECIVGLRLRKALLKRVSPRSSPQASRRP; encoded by the coding sequence ATGACCGGGATCGTTACACTCTGCGGGGTTAAACAGGCTAAGCCAGGCTTCACGTTCATAGCTTACAAGCCTACGGAGCGGTGTTTGAAGTGTAGGCTTTACAAGGTCTGCGTCGGGAAGCTTGAGCCGTCGAGGCTTTACAGAGTCGTGGAGGTTAAGGATAGAATCTTTCCATGTCCTCTACACGAAGACGGCGTCCGGCTGGTGGTGGTCGAAGAAAGCCCGGTCGATGCTGCTATGGAGGACAGGCTTCTAGTAGAAGGGGCGACCATAGTCTTTAAACCGATAGAGTGCAGGGTCAGATGCCCGAATAGGAGGTTATGCACTCCTGAGGGTCTTAAAAAAGGTGATAAATGTCTCATCCTTAAGCTCGGCGATAGGGTTGAATGTATAGTCGGGTTGAGACTCAGGAAGGCTCTTCTGAAGCGGGTTTCTCCTCGGTCTTCTCCTCAGGCTTCTCGGCGGCCTTAG
- a CDS encoding peptidylprolyl isomerase: MAFKRGSFILIDYVAKVKETDEVFDTTLEEEARKHGIYRADVFYEPMLVVLGEGWVVKGLEEALMEMNVGEKKTVEVPPEKGFGRRDPSKIRLVPLRMFRGETGLRPGARVEYRGMTATVRSISAGRVQLDFNPPLAGKTLVYEVEVKEEITDPLGKIKALLHRRIPSISVEKFDLSLESGVLTVKMPDESYMLDGIQFIKRGFAGDVLRFLPEVSKIVFIEEYARRVEAKPEEAKAAEKPEEKTEEKPASEEPS; the protein is encoded by the coding sequence ATGGCGTTCAAGAGGGGCAGCTTCATACTCATCGATTACGTGGCTAAGGTTAAGGAGACGGATGAGGTTTTCGATACCACGTTGGAGGAGGAGGCTAGGAAACATGGGATCTACAGGGCCGACGTGTTCTACGAGCCTATGCTGGTCGTCTTAGGAGAGGGCTGGGTTGTGAAGGGTCTAGAAGAGGCTTTGATGGAGATGAACGTCGGCGAGAAGAAGACCGTCGAGGTTCCGCCTGAGAAGGGCTTCGGGCGTAGGGATCCCTCTAAGATTCGGCTCGTCCCGTTGAGGATGTTTCGCGGTGAAACCGGTCTCCGCCCAGGCGCTAGGGTTGAGTATAGGGGCATGACCGCCACCGTCCGGAGCATATCTGCCGGTAGGGTTCAGCTCGACTTCAACCCCCCGCTGGCCGGGAAGACCCTAGTGTACGAGGTGGAGGTTAAGGAGGAGATAACCGACCCGCTCGGAAAGATCAAGGCTCTCCTCCATAGAAGAATACCCTCCATATCGGTGGAGAAGTTTGACCTATCTCTTGAATCCGGGGTTCTCACAGTTAAGATGCCGGATGAGAGCTACATGCTCGACGGTATACAGTTCATCAAACGCGGCTTTGCAGGAGACGTTCTGAGATTCCTTCCCGAGGTCTCTAAGATAGTGTTTATCGAAGAGTATGCGAGAAGGGTCGAAGCCAAACCAGAGGAGGCTAAGGCCGCCGAGAAGCCTGAGGAGAAGACCGAGGAGAAACCCGCTTCAGAAGAGCCTTCCTGA
- a CDS encoding metallophosphoesterase family protein codes for MVLTDVHGNVRRALKLSQEAERLKPDLVILCGDLTHFGTLEDAETVLKCFRGFKTIYVPGNCDPPALLDIEELSDALNIHGKLHIHGSVGFLGVGGALEGPFKTPIEFTEDHVARLLENAFERFDGRLIVVSHNPPWNTRVDRAFIGIHIGSKALRKFVEEVKPLAVLCGHVHEARGIDRLGETVIVNPGPARNGFYAVLDMDGDVKIYFKRV; via the coding sequence ATGGTTCTGACCGACGTGCATGGAAACGTTAGGAGGGCTCTGAAGCTTTCCCAAGAGGCGGAGAGGCTGAAACCCGACCTAGTGATTCTATGCGGAGACCTAACCCACTTCGGAACCCTAGAAGACGCCGAGACCGTGCTTAAGTGCTTCAGAGGGTTTAAAACGATATACGTTCCAGGAAACTGCGACCCGCCCGCGCTGCTAGATATCGAAGAGCTTTCAGACGCGTTGAACATACACGGTAAGCTTCATATCCACGGTTCGGTGGGGTTTCTAGGCGTCGGAGGAGCCTTAGAAGGTCCCTTCAAGACGCCCATAGAATTCACGGAGGACCATGTCGCGAGGCTGCTTGAAAACGCCTTTGAAAGATTCGATGGGAGGCTTATAGTGGTATCTCATAATCCGCCGTGGAACACGAGGGTCGACCGGGCATTCATAGGGATCCACATAGGAAGCAAAGCCCTCAGAAAGTTCGTCGAAGAGGTCAAACCTCTAGCCGTTTTATGCGGGCACGTCCACGAGGCCAGGGGGATAGACCGGCTAGGTGAGACCGTAATCGTAAACCCCGGACCGGCTAGAAACGGGTTTTACGCAGTTTTAGATATGGACGGTGACGTGAAAATATATTTCAAACGTGTCTGA
- a CDS encoding acylphosphatase, with protein sequence MRKVRLHVFISGIVQGVGFRYSLRRVAISNGVKGWVKNLRDGRVEAVLEGDEDSVRRVLAWCRRGPSLARVDKVEAFEESYRGEFKGFEIRWW encoded by the coding sequence ATGAGGAAAGTGAGGCTTCACGTGTTCATCTCGGGCATAGTTCAAGGCGTCGGATTCAGGTATAGCCTTAGAAGGGTTGCTATATCCAACGGTGTTAAAGGCTGGGTTAAAAACCTCAGAGACGGTAGGGTCGAGGCTGTTCTAGAGGGCGATGAAGATTCTGTGAGAAGGGTTTTAGCGTGGTGCCGTAGAGGCCCAAGCCTAGCTAGGGTCGATAAGGTCGAGGCTTTCGAAGAGTCGTACAGAGGGGAGTTTAAGGGCTTTGAGATAAGGTGGTGGTAG
- a CDS encoding alanine--glyoxylate aminotransferase family protein — translation MIPGPASPDHRVLLAMSRRVINHRGPEFKRLLEEIQENLKYVFQTKNPVVILTSSGTGGMEFAVGNVVGDGDVVLIPSMGFFCDRFARIVESYGGRVSWIPVEWGFPVKPDMVEEAFKKESNVKAILLVHNETSTGVLVRDLPEISRIAHEHGALVIVDAISSLGGIDLPVDRWGIDACVTGSQKCIAAPPGLALVSVSERFVEEAKRKKTRSLYFDLEAYLDYMERGQTPYTPSVPLFYALDEALKMIVEEGLEARIRRHRKCSEAFYRAVEALGLEVYPREPEYRSVTVIAIKVPKGIEAEELRKVMSEKYGVVIGGGHGRLKGLIVRIGCMGNVSAYEVLATVNALESSLAELGYRIEEPGRALAEAGKAL, via the coding sequence ATGATACCAGGTCCTGCGAGTCCTGACCATAGAGTTCTACTCGCCATGAGCAGGCGTGTGATAAACCATAGAGGCCCAGAGTTCAAGAGGCTCCTAGAGGAGATCCAGGAAAACCTGAAGTATGTTTTTCAGACGAAGAACCCTGTCGTAATACTTACGTCTTCTGGAACCGGGGGTATGGAGTTTGCGGTAGGGAATGTAGTAGGCGACGGAGATGTAGTTTTGATCCCGTCTATGGGCTTCTTCTGCGATAGGTTCGCTAGGATCGTAGAATCCTATGGTGGTCGGGTTTCGTGGATACCCGTCGAATGGGGTTTCCCGGTTAAACCCGACATGGTCGAGGAGGCGTTCAAGAAGGAATCCAACGTCAAGGCCATACTGCTCGTACACAACGAGACCTCGACCGGTGTCCTCGTCAGAGACCTTCCTGAGATATCCCGTATAGCTCACGAGCACGGTGCGCTCGTCATAGTGGACGCCATCTCAAGCCTAGGAGGCATAGACCTGCCAGTCGACAGATGGGGGATCGATGCATGTGTGACGGGTAGCCAGAAGTGCATAGCCGCCCCGCCTGGGCTGGCCTTAGTTTCGGTCAGCGAGAGGTTCGTGGAGGAAGCCAAGCGTAAGAAGACGAGGAGCCTATACTTCGACCTAGAGGCGTACCTAGATTATATGGAGAGGGGGCAGACCCCCTATACGCCTTCTGTGCCATTGTTCTACGCCCTGGATGAGGCGCTTAAGATGATCGTCGAGGAGGGGCTTGAAGCCCGGATACGTAGACACAGGAAGTGCTCTGAAGCATTCTACAGGGCCGTAGAGGCCTTGGGTCTAGAGGTTTATCCGAGGGAGCCGGAGTATCGTTCTGTCACGGTCATAGCGATAAAGGTGCCTAAAGGCATCGAGGCCGAGGAGCTTAGAAAGGTTATGTCCGAGAAGTACGGAGTCGTCATAGGGGGAGGACATGGTAGGCTTAAGGGATTGATCGTCAGGATAGGGTGTATGGGTAACGTATCGGCCTACGAGGTCTTAGCCACGGTCAACGCTCTAGAGTCTTCCCTAGCCGAGCTAGGCTATAGGATCGAGGAACCCGGTAGAGCTTTGGCAGAGGCTGGTAAAGCATTATGA
- a CDS encoding adenylosuccinate lyase, whose translation MPIHPIEYRYGSEEMRCIWDRREWLRRMVKVEAALLKALAEAGVVPSEAAEKVWTAVENEAVTLEAVNRWERITDHEVVAVVKALAEVSGVYGGYIHLGATSNDITDTVLATQLRDSINLITRRLKDLASVLSELAEKYRDLVCLGRTHGVAALPTTLGFKFAVYAAEVVRHIDRLREAKPRICVGKMSGAVGTMASFGEKGFQIQKRVMELMGVEEPLIATQVVPRDGLAEFITLAAMIASTLDKIANEIRNLQRTEIREVEEPFREESQVGSSTMPHKRNPIKCEKVCGLAKVLRSEALAALENVVLEHERDLTNSSCERVIVPEVCLLLDEQLRTLVKVLRGLRVYPENIRRNLDSMRGLIMSEAVMMAMVSKGADRQWAHEVVRRCSMEAWRTGKHLKDILTANPEVRRYLTAEEVERVMKPENYIGTAKEQVDRVVTYVREKLKTLAL comes from the coding sequence ATGCCTATCCATCCTATAGAGTATAGGTATGGAAGCGAAGAGATGAGGTGTATCTGGGATCGAAGAGAGTGGCTTAGGAGGATGGTTAAAGTCGAGGCGGCTCTTCTCAAGGCTTTAGCCGAAGCCGGTGTAGTTCCCTCCGAAGCGGCTGAGAAAGTTTGGACGGCGGTCGAAAACGAAGCCGTAACGCTCGAGGCTGTTAACCGGTGGGAGCGTATCACCGACCATGAAGTCGTAGCGGTCGTGAAGGCCCTGGCGGAGGTTAGCGGGGTCTATGGAGGCTACATACACCTTGGAGCTACCTCGAACGATATCACCGATACCGTGCTCGCTACCCAGCTTAGGGACTCGATCAATTTGATCACGCGAAGGCTTAAAGATCTCGCCTCGGTTTTGTCGGAGCTTGCCGAGAAGTACAGGGATCTTGTCTGCTTAGGGAGAACCCATGGCGTCGCGGCTCTTCCGACTACCCTGGGCTTCAAATTCGCCGTGTATGCGGCGGAAGTCGTCAGACACATAGATAGGCTTAGAGAGGCTAAACCTAGGATATGCGTGGGTAAGATGAGTGGCGCGGTCGGAACTATGGCGAGCTTCGGGGAGAAGGGTTTTCAGATTCAAAAGAGGGTTATGGAGCTGATGGGCGTCGAGGAGCCTCTGATAGCTACCCAGGTGGTCCCTAGAGACGGGTTAGCCGAGTTCATAACCTTAGCCGCCATGATCGCGTCGACCCTAGATAAGATCGCAAACGAAATACGTAATCTTCAGAGGACCGAGATCAGAGAGGTTGAAGAGCCCTTCAGGGAGGAAAGTCAAGTCGGCTCGAGTACGATGCCTCATAAACGTAACCCGATCAAGTGTGAAAAGGTCTGCGGCCTAGCCAAGGTTTTAAGGTCCGAGGCTCTAGCGGCTTTAGAGAACGTAGTTCTAGAGCATGAACGAGACCTCACGAACAGTAGCTGCGAGAGGGTCATAGTTCCCGAGGTATGTCTACTCCTAGACGAGCAACTCAGGACGCTGGTGAAGGTTCTCAGGGGTCTAAGGGTTTATCCAGAGAACATCAGGAGGAACTTAGACTCCATGAGGGGGCTCATAATGTCTGAGGCCGTTATGATGGCTATGGTTTCCAAAGGCGCCGATAGACAGTGGGCTCACGAGGTCGTGAGAAGATGCTCGATGGAAGCCTGGAGAACCGGAAAACACCTTAAGGATATCTTGACCGCTAACCCAGAGGTAAGGAGGTATCTGACGGCTGAAGAGGTTGAACGGGTTATGAAGCCTGAAAACTACATCGGAACCGCCAAGGAGCAGGTCGACAGGGTCGTGACCTATGTACGAGAGAAGCTTAAAACCCTAGCCTTATAG
- a CDS encoding B12-binding domain-containing radical SAM protein — MSGFKVVLTADETLMCDYGNAIFLGFMTTGPTSGFKPFNMAMKLLLRPVPTGPRGEAVVAPLALRAVESILVESGVVESDEIIVAPPKTLSRVVSEETRVIGVSTMDPKGLGPASSTFSGPYGLIHSEPYSAHLFKKLIRSEVIQRARRWASLVVGGPGAWQLTMEDLEKLGIDVLFMGEGEDELPRLFKRLIDEGKPEKPMVVKAGPSRRIPRIRGATIGGLVEVSRGCGRGCRFCTATMRILRHRPIEDILHDVEVNVKAGQKTICLHAEDILQYGGTPVRKNPEAVIRLFRSVLSVRDVKGASVSHAALSSIAENPKLVCEISEILGLTRTRWLGYQTGIETASSRLIGSLMHMKPYPFKPADWPTVVEEAFKISSDYNWVPAATLILNLPGEKPEDILATADLVDDLNPYKSLIVPLLYVPMEGTPGCKPRRLLEDADDAYWQLYRAVWRHDMKWLSVLTREYLAETHPGAALAVRLFVLVVKSFIDPWVEYKLAQVVAGKPRSGGWLWRLKRL; from the coding sequence ATGTCCGGGTTTAAGGTCGTTCTAACGGCTGACGAGACCCTGATGTGCGACTATGGGAACGCCATATTCCTAGGCTTCATGACGACCGGGCCTACTTCAGGGTTCAAACCGTTCAACATGGCTATGAAGCTACTGCTGAGACCTGTGCCTACCGGCCCCAGAGGGGAGGCTGTGGTAGCTCCTCTAGCCCTTAGGGCAGTCGAAAGCATTCTGGTCGAATCAGGCGTAGTTGAGTCAGACGAGATCATAGTTGCTCCTCCGAAGACTCTATCTAGAGTCGTCTCAGAGGAGACAAGGGTTATCGGGGTGTCGACCATGGATCCCAAAGGCCTCGGACCCGCCTCCTCTACTTTCTCAGGCCCCTACGGGCTTATACATAGTGAACCATACTCCGCTCATCTATTCAAGAAGCTCATCAGAAGCGAGGTTATCCAGAGAGCTAGGAGATGGGCTTCGCTCGTAGTTGGAGGCCCAGGTGCCTGGCAACTTACTATGGAAGACCTCGAGAAACTCGGCATAGACGTTCTCTTCATGGGAGAAGGAGAAGACGAGCTTCCAAGACTGTTTAAGCGGCTCATCGACGAGGGTAAGCCTGAGAAGCCTATGGTCGTTAAGGCCGGGCCGAGCCGTAGAATTCCTAGGATTAGGGGAGCGACCATCGGCGGGTTGGTCGAGGTATCCAGGGGGTGCGGCAGGGGATGCCGGTTCTGCACAGCCACCATGAGGATCCTTAGGCATAGACCTATAGAGGATATACTGCACGATGTCGAGGTTAACGTTAAAGCCGGTCAAAAGACCATATGTCTGCATGCCGAGGATATCTTGCAGTACGGTGGAACCCCCGTCAGGAAAAACCCGGAGGCTGTGATTAGGCTTTTCAGATCGGTCCTAAGCGTCAGAGACGTTAAAGGTGCGTCGGTGAGCCACGCTGCGTTAAGCTCCATAGCTGAAAACCCTAAGCTCGTATGCGAGATAAGTGAAATACTCGGGCTCACGAGAACCCGATGGCTTGGATACCAGACAGGTATAGAGACAGCCAGCTCTAGGCTGATAGGCTCGCTCATGCATATGAAACCCTATCCGTTCAAGCCTGCGGATTGGCCTACGGTCGTCGAAGAGGCGTTTAAGATAAGCTCAGACTATAACTGGGTCCCGGCGGCTACGCTTATACTGAACCTTCCCGGTGAAAAGCCCGAAGACATATTGGCTACAGCGGACCTCGTAGACGACCTTAACCCCTACAAGAGCCTGATAGTCCCGCTACTTTACGTTCCCATGGAGGGTACTCCGGGCTGTAAACCCCGGAGGCTACTGGAGGACGCGGACGACGCCTATTGGCAGCTATACCGCGCCGTCTGGCGTCACGATATGAAGTGGCTATCTGTGCTCACCAGAGAGTATTTAGCCGAGACTCACCCGGGAGCTGCCTTGGCCGTGAGGCTCTTTGTACTTGTGGTCAAGAGCTTCATCGATCCCTGGGTCGAGTATAAGCTTGCTCAGGTCGTGGCTGGAAAACCTAGGTCTGGTGGATGGTTGTGGAGGCTGAAACGCTTATAG
- a CDS encoding histone deacetylase produces MEAETLIVYGDIYLRHLTGLDHPESPGRLLAIMRGLKRFKLLDRPEVEVEEPEKARLRDLYLVHSVDYVRLVEDFCLKGGGILGTWGSGVVCCRESFEVALYAVGGVLKAVDDVMDGRFRNSIALIRPPGHHASRDLPYGFCLFNNVAIAAKHLLKRRGVRRVFILDIDAHHGNGTQEVFEEDPKVLYVSFHQDRIFPGTGGIGDVGRGEGEGFKMNFPLPPYTNEQVYLKALEEVVEPILRRFKPDYILVSAGFDAHYLDPLTGLGLSSIGYGMIYGWIRYVAEELTGGMFTAVLEGGYDEEALSTAVPSAIAAMAGLKIEVEDRVQRMPKYLEEAALGVLEEVKKVMAKYWDL; encoded by the coding sequence GTGGAGGCTGAAACGCTTATAGTGTATGGCGACATATATCTGAGGCATCTGACAGGGCTTGACCATCCTGAAAGCCCTGGTAGACTCCTAGCCATAATGAGGGGGCTCAAGAGGTTTAAACTACTCGATAGGCCTGAGGTTGAGGTCGAGGAGCCTGAGAAGGCTAGGCTTAGAGACCTCTATCTAGTCCATAGCGTAGACTATGTGAGGTTGGTAGAGGATTTCTGTCTGAAGGGTGGGGGGATACTCGGGACATGGGGTAGCGGGGTCGTATGCTGTAGGGAAAGCTTCGAAGTCGCATTGTACGCCGTGGGTGGGGTGTTGAAGGCCGTAGACGACGTCATGGATGGCAGGTTTAGAAACTCGATAGCCTTAATCAGACCTCCAGGTCACCACGCCTCCAGAGACCTACCGTATGGGTTCTGCCTATTCAACAACGTAGCCATAGCCGCTAAACACCTGCTTAAAAGAAGGGGTGTGAGACGGGTTTTCATACTGGATATCGACGCCCACCACGGTAACGGAACCCAGGAGGTTTTCGAGGAAGACCCCAAGGTCCTCTACGTGAGCTTCCACCAGGACCGGATATTTCCAGGAACCGGAGGCATCGGGGATGTCGGTAGAGGGGAGGGAGAGGGGTTCAAAATGAATTTCCCGCTACCTCCCTACACGAACGAGCAGGTCTATCTGAAGGCTCTAGAAGAGGTCGTGGAACCCATACTTAGACGGTTTAAACCCGACTATATACTTGTCTCAGCAGGGTTCGACGCTCACTACTTGGATCCTCTTACAGGTCTAGGGTTATCGAGCATAGGATATGGAATGATATATGGATGGATCAGATACGTAGCCGAGGAGCTTACTGGTGGAATGTTCACGGCGGTCTTAGAGGGGGGCTACGACGAGGAGGCTCTCTCCACAGCCGTACCGTCGGCCATAGCGGCTATGGCCGGTTTAAAGATCGAAGTCGAGGATAGGGTTCAGAGGATGCCGAAGTACCTTGAAGAAGCCGCCTTAGGCGTTTTAGAAGAGGTTAAAAAGGTAATGGCTAAGTACTGGGATCTTTAG
- a CDS encoding branched-chain amino acid transaminase, whose product MSIVEAKYIWMDGKLVEWSDANVHVMTHALHYGTAVFEGIRGYWDGNRLKVFRLRDHVRRLFYSAKVLYMQIPYRPEKVEEAIIETVRANQIRENCYIRPLVYRGYGVIGLNPLKAPVRVAVAAFPFGKYLEEKGVRCCVSSWRRIAIDSQPPAAKTCGNYVNSCLAKVEAILNGFDEAIFLDSHGYVCEGTGENLFIVRDGVLATPPTVTGILEGITRDTVIKIAKEMGFEVQERLIARSELYMCEEAFFTGTAAEITPIVSIDNRPVGDGSIGPITRKLKTRYFEVVMGKVDKYKTWVTEIEV is encoded by the coding sequence ATGTCCATAGTAGAGGCTAAGTATATTTGGATGGATGGTAAGCTCGTCGAGTGGTCTGACGCTAATGTTCATGTGATGACCCATGCCCTACACTACGGCACGGCTGTTTTCGAGGGTATACGCGGCTACTGGGACGGCAACCGGTTGAAGGTGTTCAGGCTTAGAGACCATGTTAGAAGGCTCTTTTACTCCGCTAAAGTCCTTTATATGCAGATTCCATACAGACCTGAGAAGGTCGAAGAAGCCATCATAGAGACCGTTAGAGCCAACCAGATCCGTGAAAACTGCTACATAAGACCGTTAGTCTACCGGGGCTACGGTGTCATAGGTTTAAACCCGCTCAAGGCCCCGGTTAGGGTAGCCGTAGCCGCATTCCCGTTCGGTAAATACCTCGAGGAGAAGGGGGTTCGATGTTGCGTATCTTCATGGCGTAGGATAGCCATCGACAGCCAGCCTCCGGCGGCCAAGACCTGTGGAAACTATGTGAACTCATGCCTGGCTAAGGTGGAGGCTATATTGAACGGCTTCGACGAGGCGATCTTTCTAGACAGCCACGGATACGTATGCGAGGGAACAGGTGAAAACCTGTTCATAGTCAGGGACGGCGTGCTCGCTACACCTCCGACCGTAACGGGGATACTCGAAGGCATAACGAGGGATACGGTGATCAAGATAGCAAAGGAGATGGGTTTCGAGGTTCAGGAGAGGCTTATAGCCCGTAGTGAGCTGTATATGTGTGAGGAAGCCTTCTTCACGGGAACAGCGGCGGAGATAACTCCTATAGTGAGCATAGATAACCGGCCGGTCGGAGACGGCTCCATAGGACCTATAACACGCAAGCTCAAGACCAGATACTTCGAGGTAGTCATGGGTAAGGTCGATAAGTATAAGACATGGGTGACCGAGATAGAGGTCTAA
- a CDS encoding nucleoside 2-deoxyribosyltransferase: protein MYGATRSSPKVFLAGPIQGFENKQEYRAVLSQLLEEAGYDVVDPWKREKLYYRADAVAVETARKVVERDLSDIDRCDLFLAYMPVLSAGVCMELFYAKRGGKTTMVILTLENPSPWIIAHADYVFKSIEEFKDFLKGFRLRSSSRR, encoded by the coding sequence TTGTATGGCGCTACACGAAGTTCTCCTAAGGTCTTTCTCGCAGGTCCGATCCAGGGCTTTGAGAATAAGCAAGAGTACCGTGCAGTATTATCTCAACTTCTCGAGGAAGCCGGATACGATGTCGTAGACCCGTGGAAGAGGGAGAAGCTCTACTACCGGGCTGATGCGGTAGCCGTGGAGACGGCTAGGAAAGTGGTCGAAAGAGACTTAAGCGATATCGATAGATGCGACCTCTTCTTAGCTTACATGCCGGTTTTAAGCGCGGGTGTATGCATGGAGCTCTTCTACGCAAAAAGAGGAGGGAAGACAACCATGGTTATTTTGACGCTTGAGAATCCGAGTCCTTGGATAATAGCTCATGCAGATTACGTTTTCAAATCCATAGAGGAGTTTAAGGATTTCCTAAAGGGCTTTAGGCTTCGGTCGTCTTCACGGAGGTAG
- a CDS encoding DUF4430 domain-containing protein, whose translation MERSKSLTALALVLAVWAITASSIAAYYYSEYSRVSGILKNLEESTVKVNVVIDYGNGTVEEFNDILLDAEGATALNALLMVAKVEYTVYPFGVFVDSINGVENSKELNSWWLYSILKPDGEEVSPEVGADQYRLSNGETVVWRYTKFS comes from the coding sequence GTGGAGAGAAGTAAATCCTTAACGGCTTTAGCCCTGGTTTTAGCGGTATGGGCTATAACAGCATCTAGCATAGCCGCCTACTACTATAGCGAATACAGTAGAGTCTCAGGCATTCTCAAGAACCTTGAAGAGTCTACGGTTAAGGTTAACGTGGTCATAGACTACGGCAACGGGACCGTAGAAGAGTTTAACGACATCCTTTTAGATGCTGAGGGGGCTACCGCTTTAAACGCGCTTCTGATGGTCGCTAAGGTGGAGTATACAGTCTACCCTTTCGGTGTATTCGTAGATTCTATAAACGGTGTAGAGAACTCTAAAGAGCTTAATAGCTGGTGGTTGTATAGCATCTTGAAGCCCGATGGTGAAGAAGTCTCTCCGGAGGTTGGGGCCGACCAGTATAGGCTGTCGAACGGCGAAACGGTTGTATGGCGCTACACGAAGTTCTCCTAA
- a CDS encoding ECF transporter S component: MDTRSLALISIITALTVVSRVGLAALPNVKLNSFLTMVSGILAGPKAGFTVGFLSILISDMAFFGLGFWTPITSFFMGLNGLLAGLLWHNRGSLSRFELALGGLLITLFYDIATSILTMIPFVKPETLIYTALVGLFIPCPYPMGPVHELTTALLMGMLSPSIIHVIRGVKCGEK, from the coding sequence TTGGACACTAGAAGCTTGGCCCTCATCTCGATAATAACGGCTTTGACCGTAGTCTCTAGGGTGGGGTTAGCGGCACTTCCTAACGTTAAATTAAACTCCTTTTTAACCATGGTCTCAGGTATTCTGGCCGGTCCTAAGGCCGGTTTTACGGTAGGCTTCCTCTCGATCCTTATATCAGACATGGCCTTCTTCGGCTTGGGGTTTTGGACACCCATAACTTCCTTCTTCATGGGTTTGAACGGTCTACTAGCTGGCCTACTCTGGCATAATCGGGGTAGCTTGTCTCGGTTCGAGCTAGCTCTGGGGGGTTTACTTATAACGCTTTTTTACGACATAGCGACATCCATACTAACCATGATACCGTTCGTCAAGCCCGAGACCCTAATATACACGGCTTTGGTCGGGCTTTTCATACCATGTCCATATCCTATGGGCCCTGTCCATGAGCTTACGACAGCTCTTCTCATGGGTATGCTCTCACCATCCATAATTCATGTAATAAGGGGGGTTAAGTGTGGAGAGAAGTAA